A stretch of the Thalassotalea euphylliae genome encodes the following:
- a CDS encoding DUF2989 domain-containing protein, with amino-acid sequence MKHLPLLLLSPLLLMACDTGPDLAKICKESPAMCEEFIEDTWCKKERVKTIYHNYALTQTGADKQKFDLLIAYEEYAACMDHASQIEHIKLKYKKRNRIDNAIKAKERIKQLSEETLRSEHPELLFYHWSRYLNEGALAKFLAMEGSKALETAASQFNLATYYIKRDPDKTLDLLFHALELQADDSPVNTEIFKSITTIFTDKEEFKQAYIWLKILTLYDPEDIDSSEQGLMAFAQFHKLDADFLDKVASATLDKITDGTFTAPRH; translated from the coding sequence ATGAAGCATTTACCCTTACTACTACTTTCTCCTTTGCTACTAATGGCTTGCGATACAGGACCAGATCTCGCGAAAATATGCAAGGAATCGCCAGCTATGTGCGAAGAGTTTATTGAAGATACTTGGTGTAAGAAAGAACGTGTAAAAACAATTTATCACAACTACGCACTTACACAGACAGGTGCAGATAAGCAAAAGTTCGATTTGTTAATCGCTTACGAAGAGTATGCAGCTTGTATGGATCACGCTTCGCAAATAGAACATATCAAACTCAAGTACAAAAAACGTAACCGTATTGATAATGCAATAAAGGCAAAAGAGCGTATCAAGCAGCTAAGTGAAGAAACACTGCGCTCTGAACACCCCGAGTTATTGTTTTATCACTGGTCACGGTATTTAAATGAAGGCGCGCTCGCAAAATTTTTAGCGATGGAAGGAAGTAAAGCATTAGAAACAGCTGCTTCACAATTTAACTTGGCCACTTATTATATTAAACGCGATCCCGACAAAACCTTAGATCTACTATTTCATGCATTGGAATTACAGGCCGATGATTCGCCGGTAAACACTGAGATATTCAAATCTATTACGACAATATTTACAGATAAAGAAGAGTTTAAACAAGCTTACATTTGGTTAAAAATACTCACCCTTTACGATCCTGAAGATATTGATAGTAGCGAGCAAGGATTAATGGCATTTGCGCAATTCCACAAGTTGGATGCTGACTTTCTCGATAAGGTTGCGAGCGCAACCTTAGATAAGATTACCGATGGTACCTTTACTGCTCCACGCCATTAG
- the msrB gene encoding peptide-methionine (R)-S-oxide reductase MsrB yields MSQDHYKDKLSPEAYAVCRLAATERPFTGKYNDHWLEGSYHCACCERPLFSSVTKFNAGCGWPSFYDCLDDNVAYLEDLTHNMVRVEIQCKHCDSHLGHVFDDGPAPTGKRYCVNSLSLIFEQEL; encoded by the coding sequence ATGAGTCAGGATCATTATAAAGATAAATTAAGCCCAGAAGCCTATGCTGTGTGTCGATTAGCGGCGACTGAGCGGCCTTTTACGGGCAAATATAATGATCACTGGCTTGAAGGAAGTTATCATTGTGCCTGTTGTGAACGTCCTTTGTTTTCGTCAGTAACAAAATTTAATGCTGGGTGCGGTTGGCCAAGTTTTTATGATTGTTTAGATGATAACGTCGCTTACTTGGAAGATTTGACTCACAATATGGTAAGGGTTGAAATTCAGTGTAAGCATTGTGACTCGCACCTCGGCCATGTATTTGATGACGGCCCAGCACCTACTGGCAAGCGTTATTGTGTGAACTCTTTGAGCTTGATTTTTGAACAAGAACTATAG